One genomic segment of Streptomyces liangshanensis includes these proteins:
- a CDS encoding C40 family peptidase, whose protein sequence is MSHTAQITSHRKPRRSSSKTALRAGVAGGVLSSIAVAGAAGPAHAEPVTEKTIEMPTLTAGLADGVAQSAAATQQVASVLQLHAQEDAAAKKAAETAKTAKAKAEAIRKAEAERKREEAAAKAAKAKAAAQAAASAEKTTYSTRSTSAKSTGSTATAKTASYTSTASGSAGALIAFARAQIGDAYVMGSTGPNAWDCSGLVQAAYKQIGVDLPRVSQDQSTAGTQVSLSNLQPGDILYWGSAGSAYHTAIYVGGGEFVGAQNPGTGVVEKSLDWDPPTGAVRVL, encoded by the coding sequence ATGTCCCACACCGCTCAGATAACCAGCCACCGGAAACCCCGCCGCAGCTCGTCGAAAACGGCCCTCCGCGCCGGAGTTGCCGGCGGTGTTCTCAGCAGCATCGCGGTCGCCGGTGCCGCCGGGCCGGCGCACGCCGAGCCGGTGACCGAGAAGACCATCGAGATGCCCACCCTGACCGCCGGGCTCGCCGACGGCGTCGCGCAGTCCGCCGCGGCCACGCAGCAGGTCGCGTCCGTCCTCCAGCTGCACGCCCAGGAGGACGCGGCCGCCAAGAAGGCCGCGGAGACCGCCAAGACGGCCAAGGCCAAGGCCGAGGCGATCCGCAAGGCCGAGGCGGAGAGGAAGCGCGAGGAGGCCGCCGCGAAGGCGGCCAAGGCCAAGGCCGCCGCGCAGGCCGCCGCCTCCGCCGAGAAGACCACGTACTCCACGCGGTCCACGAGCGCCAAGAGCACCGGCTCGACGGCCACCGCGAAGACCGCCTCGTACACCTCGACGGCCAGCGGCTCCGCGGGCGCGCTCATCGCCTTCGCGCGGGCGCAGATCGGCGACGCGTACGTCATGGGTTCGACCGGCCCCAACGCCTGGGACTGCTCCGGGCTGGTCCAGGCCGCGTACAAGCAGATCGGTGTGGACCTGCCGCGCGTCTCGCAGGACCAGTCGACGGCCGGCACGCAGGTCTCCCTCAGCAACCTCCAGCCGGGCGACATCCTGTACTGGGGCAGCGCGGGCAGCGCGTACCACACGGCGATCTACGTGGGCGGCGGCGAGTTCGTGGGAGCGCAGAACCCGGGCACGGGTGTCGTCGAGAAGTCCCTGGACTGGGACCCGCCGACCGGCGCGGTGCGGGTGC